The Opitutales bacterium ASA1 genome window below encodes:
- a CDS encoding secondary thiamine-phosphate synthase enzyme YjbQ, whose product MKSHREELWFEVRQRRQLINITPDVERALAKSGIREGLCLVNAMHISASVFINDDERGLHADFERWLEKLAPEEPHAQYAHNVGEDNADAHLKRTIMGREVVVAVTAGRLDFGPWEQIFYGEFDGLRRKRVLVKIIGE is encoded by the coding sequence ATGAAGTCCCATCGCGAAGAACTCTGGTTCGAGGTCCGACAGCGGAGGCAATTGATCAACATCACACCGGACGTCGAGCGTGCGCTCGCGAAGAGCGGCATCCGCGAAGGGCTGTGTCTCGTGAACGCGATGCACATCTCGGCTTCGGTGTTCATCAACGACGACGAGCGCGGGCTGCACGCCGATTTCGAGCGTTGGTTGGAGAAACTCGCACCTGAAGAACCGCACGCGCAGTACGCGCACAACGTCGGCGAGGACAACGCCGACGCGCACCTCAAACGCACGATCATGGGCCGCGAGGTCGTCGTGGCCGTGACTGCGGGACGCCTCGACTTCGGACCATGGGAGCAGATCTTCTACGGCGAGTTCGACGGTCTGCGCCGAAAGCGGGTGCTGGTGAAGATCATCGGCGAGTGA